A section of the Oncorhynchus gorbuscha isolate QuinsamMale2020 ecotype Even-year linkage group LG06, OgorEven_v1.0, whole genome shotgun sequence genome encodes:
- the dync2li1 gene encoding cytoplasmic dynein 2 light intermediate chain 1 isoform X1: protein MPKISSDTLWELASAEVQSREDGTGGEEEGGVDPVSLNERTVFFIGNKAGGKTTILLRCLDRDEPPKPTLALEYTFGRRARGHNTPKDIAHLWELGGGTSLSDLVQIPITAQNVRSLSVVLVLDLSKPNALWGTMERLLQTTRTQVEKACSKPQRTVESKAGSKQQAQNRPLMVLPKDYPDRELINPFPVPLLIIGSKFDIFQDFDSEKRKVICKTLRFISHYYAASLIFTSSKSESLMSKTKSLFTQLGFGTEKGKSMSSDLSKPLIIPAGMDSLSQIGSPPTTDVDIGTLHAKNPLDLWKKVFEVVFPPETTSDHHRELKDPAKDPQYSEPQIDSMRAQKDTELDQYKRNASKSWKGLELET from the exons ATGCCAAAGATAAG TAGTGACACGCTATGGGAGTTGGCCTCTGCGGAGGTTCAGAGTCGGGAGGacgggacaggaggggaggaggaaggcgGAGTTGATCCAGTGTCACTCAACGAGAGAACCGTGTTCTTCATTGGGAATAAAGCAGGG GGTAAAACTACAATTTTGCTCCGGTGCCTCGACAG GGATGAACCACCTAAACCAACTCTAGCGTTGGAATACACCTTTGGTAGACGGGCGCGAGGACACAACACT cccAAAGACATAGCTCACCTGTGGGAGCTGGGAGGAGGTACCTCCCTATCAGACCTGGTTCAGATCCCCATCACTGCTCAGAATGTCAG GTCTCTGTCTGTGGTGCTGGTTCTGGACCTGTCCAAGCCCAATGCTCTATGGGGAACCATGGAGAGGCTGCTTCAGACAACACGGACCCAGGTGGAGAAAGCTTGCTCCAAGCCACAAAGGACAGTAGAGTCCAAAGCTGGGTCCAAGCAGCAGGCCCAGAACAGACCCCTAATGGTCCTCCCTAAAGACTACCCG GACAGAGAGCTGATCAACCCCTTCCCAGTTCCACTGCTGATTATTGGCAGCAAGTTTGATATATTTCAG GACTTTGACTCTGAGAAGAGGAAAGTGATCTGCAAGACCCTTCGGTTTATTTCTCATTACTACGCAGCTTCTTTAATT TTTACCAGCAGCAAGTCTGAGAGCTTGATGTCCAAAACTAAGAGCTTATTCACACAACTAGGATTCGGGACAGAGAAGGG GAAATCTATGTCCTCTGACCTCAGTAAGCCTCTAATCATTCCTGCTGGGATGGACTCCCTCAGCCAGATAG GTTCTCCCCCAACCACAGATGTGGACATTGGGACTCTTCATGCTAAAAACCCTCTAGATCTGTGGAAGAAAGTGTTTGAGGTTGTTTTCCCTCCTGAG ACCaccagtgaccaccacagagAGCTGAAGGACCCAGCCAAGGACCCCCAATATAGTGAGCCCCAGATTGACTCCATGAGGGCTCAGAAAGACACG GAACTGGATCAGTACAAGAGAAACGCGTCCAAGTCTTGGAAAGGCCTGGAACTGGAGACCTAA
- the dync2li1 gene encoding cytoplasmic dynein 2 light intermediate chain 1 isoform X2, translated as MPKISDTLWELASAEVQSREDGTGGEEEGGVDPVSLNERTVFFIGNKAGGKTTILLRCLDRDEPPKPTLALEYTFGRRARGHNTPKDIAHLWELGGGTSLSDLVQIPITAQNVRSLSVVLVLDLSKPNALWGTMERLLQTTRTQVEKACSKPQRTVESKAGSKQQAQNRPLMVLPKDYPDRELINPFPVPLLIIGSKFDIFQDFDSEKRKVICKTLRFISHYYAASLIFTSSKSESLMSKTKSLFTQLGFGTEKGKSMSSDLSKPLIIPAGMDSLSQIGSPPTTDVDIGTLHAKNPLDLWKKVFEVVFPPETTSDHHRELKDPAKDPQYSEPQIDSMRAQKDTELDQYKRNASKSWKGLELET; from the exons ATGCCAAAGATAAG TGACACGCTATGGGAGTTGGCCTCTGCGGAGGTTCAGAGTCGGGAGGacgggacaggaggggaggaggaaggcgGAGTTGATCCAGTGTCACTCAACGAGAGAACCGTGTTCTTCATTGGGAATAAAGCAGGG GGTAAAACTACAATTTTGCTCCGGTGCCTCGACAG GGATGAACCACCTAAACCAACTCTAGCGTTGGAATACACCTTTGGTAGACGGGCGCGAGGACACAACACT cccAAAGACATAGCTCACCTGTGGGAGCTGGGAGGAGGTACCTCCCTATCAGACCTGGTTCAGATCCCCATCACTGCTCAGAATGTCAG GTCTCTGTCTGTGGTGCTGGTTCTGGACCTGTCCAAGCCCAATGCTCTATGGGGAACCATGGAGAGGCTGCTTCAGACAACACGGACCCAGGTGGAGAAAGCTTGCTCCAAGCCACAAAGGACAGTAGAGTCCAAAGCTGGGTCCAAGCAGCAGGCCCAGAACAGACCCCTAATGGTCCTCCCTAAAGACTACCCG GACAGAGAGCTGATCAACCCCTTCCCAGTTCCACTGCTGATTATTGGCAGCAAGTTTGATATATTTCAG GACTTTGACTCTGAGAAGAGGAAAGTGATCTGCAAGACCCTTCGGTTTATTTCTCATTACTACGCAGCTTCTTTAATT TTTACCAGCAGCAAGTCTGAGAGCTTGATGTCCAAAACTAAGAGCTTATTCACACAACTAGGATTCGGGACAGAGAAGGG GAAATCTATGTCCTCTGACCTCAGTAAGCCTCTAATCATTCCTGCTGGGATGGACTCCCTCAGCCAGATAG GTTCTCCCCCAACCACAGATGTGGACATTGGGACTCTTCATGCTAAAAACCCTCTAGATCTGTGGAAGAAAGTGTTTGAGGTTGTTTTCCCTCCTGAG ACCaccagtgaccaccacagagAGCTGAAGGACCCAGCCAAGGACCCCCAATATAGTGAGCCCCAGATTGACTCCATGAGGGCTCAGAAAGACACG GAACTGGATCAGTACAAGAGAAACGCGTCCAAGTCTTGGAAAGGCCTGGAACTGGAGACCTAA